TTTTATTTTGGGTAGTTTGTATTGTACTGAGTTGTGCAGCAGAGTTCGGTTTAGTTGATTTAGCTTTAGGTTTGGTCTTGATGGTATTTcttaaaaaacaaccaaatatcCAGTAATATAAGCAGTCGAACTTGAAAACTTAAACAGTTTATTGTTTAAGATTGATCAAAATGTAATATGAACTGAGACAAACAGCAGCCTCATGTACCCTTGATGCAGTAGCAAAGGATTGTGTCTTTGATGAAGAAGTTTTACATAAATTATGACTTAACTCTGTATGGAAAAAAGGAGTCATGAAATTAAGAGGTTTCAGGTATAACCTTAGAACTGTGGAGCATAACTTGTATCCTTTGATCTTTGAAACAGTACAATGTGCCTTTACAGTTACAGAACATTTGTTGTATGTTTGGCGCTATGGAAGGCTGAAAAAGATATGCCTTTGGAAGATGCATATCATTCTAGGACACTGTTTCCCATACCTTTTGGCTTGTGGccccttaaaatgaagaaaTTTCTACTTGGGACTCCTCATTACTGGTTGCATGTGTCAATGAGTTGTGACCAGTTCAACCAACGagtgctgtttttttcagttttattccaaAAAATGATCCAATTATTTCAATTATTcatgtgggggaaaaaagcaaagatgagAGGAGAATTCTAACAGAATGATGTGGGGGGTTTTCTACTTTCTTATCATGTTTAACATCTCTCGACCGCTCAGATTCGTGTTGCGATCCCATATGGGGACCTGACCCTCAGGTTGGGAACACTGTCCTAGGAGACATATAGTGATTCTTTGGAGTTACTGTAAgtaccactgtgtgtgtatttatctcCTGCAGGTACACGTGCAGTGGTCTGTTTGAGGTCCACAAGCTGCTCTTCAGCTTCCAGATGTGTGCCAATTCAACATGGATGAGTCCAGCTTTCTCTCTCCAAGGAGGACTCGTAAGaaaacacagagcacacacagacatcttgTTTTCATCTAATTTGATTTGAGATAATCCAACAGGACAAACCTTTTATTTTCAAAGGCTTGGAACACACTTAATGCCCCAAAAGGCATTCCACTGTGAATTCAAATGTAGAACTGTGCAGAAGTTGTGCTTCCCCTCAAAGACAGCTCCTTCATTCACACTGTTTTTTCCAAAGTAAGCCTGTGTCATAGTCATTAGTTTGCTGTATGagtgatgtgtttgtttggttgcttCATTGATAAACTGATGGATGGATTGTCGCAATCACATTGACGTTTGATGCTTGATGAAGCAGTTCAGATAGACAACAAGCTGGAACAACATCATAGAGCTGGATAAGCTTCCTAACCCCCTACATTTCCATCCATTTCCTTCAAACAGTACCCCTGAGACAGGAACCTTTGCTTCGCCACTAGGTTTGAATGTGTTGTTGGAGGTTTTTGGCTGGACTGCAGCAAAGCAGCGACCAGCCAGATAAACATCAAAGTCTGTCCCTGACTGAGTGATGAAGTTTTGAACCACTGGGTGGAGTTTCCCCATTGGCCGttgctctttcaaaatgaataggTGCGAATGTGAAGTTACGTAACTCCAGATTCTACAGTATGAGAATAGGCGCAGGCCTCTAAATCTATCGCTAGTGGGATGACAATCAAGCAGGATGTGGTCCATGCCCCACTGGGTGCATCCCATacccacaagcacaaacacacacctgcttcaCGAGAAATCAATAACCAGTCCATACCTCTGGACTGTGATGCATCACAGTATATCATATGCGCACAGATGGCACATAGACAGTAAAATACCTGAtgttcaccatgagggaatgaaaatggaaaacaacataaaacctgctgctgtgagaaacagagATGGTGGTTACGCACTCTAGCAGTTCAGCATacagcagagtaggagagaaaacagctctccatgcgcCCAGAGGCACGAGGGAGAACACACAGTTAAAGCctccaaataacaatcactctgACAAAACACTCAATACAGTGAGTCATAAAAAAACGAGAGACATCCTGCAggcagaaacaaatgaaagagcagggggagttaatagataattagaatggttataattataattagaatAAATTCTCTTTGAAATCAAACATCTTAAGATATGAgtggaaagtattgttcttgcaactgcatttataaaatgttttgattcaGACGcagcttaaccatgtcatgtgatatgctacttcagtacactttcagaacaaatattactgggaccactacagaaaattggagatgaacatttaatatcTGGGGATTCACATTATCGACACTACCACTTACTATATGTATAACAATTTGGCCACAACATAGCACATTGACCATACACGGTCCAACCATACACCAGGTTTCGACCTAtccttgttattttttaacGACTGAATTTCTTCCCATGGTAACAATAAAGTTGAAGTGAACTCAGGTGTGAGAGCAGGTGTATGAGTGTTTGAGAAAggcagcttgtgtgtgttggtgtctTCATcttgcttttcctgctgtgtaCTGAAAAGTTTCAAGGCTTTGCTTGAGTATGACACTGACAATTCAGAACAACTGTATGCTTTCTGTATTTGATTAAGAAAACAGTCCCCAgcagtgtgtatatattataCCCTGGTGATGATGAATACATGTCTTCTCCTCTGCTTTTTCTGACAAGTGAGGATCTATTCATGGCTGCTTGactgaagagagaggagagcaagaGAGTGTGTGGGTTTGTGGATATCTGTCACTCACTTCCATTGCTTTATTCCATCAGTGGGAATGAGATTTGACAAAGTTGAGCTCAATATTAATGTGATCACAGGAGGATTTTGCTGCTGCCAAGATTTCTTCTCCCATCAGCTTAGAGTAGAGTCTAGTGTTTATCTAGCTAAGTTAATGATAGGGCCAGGATTCATGACTTGTATTAATTCATAGAGTTTGATGAAGTTTGATGATAAAGTTTCACTGATAcatataatgaaaacatacaataagcCCTACTTTCTTAcctatttctctttctccataCCCTTCTCATATGTACGTATTATCTGCCCTTTTCACTTAGTTTCTTCTCAGTAATTTCTCACCTCCCAACTGCCCTCCGTCACCCCTGAATTCCCTGCCCTGAATTTACCCTCCCTCTCTGTTGCTGCTCCTTCTAGGTGATTGGGAGAATAGCTGTAATGAGCTGCAGAAGATGTTAATGTCAAAACCGCATCTCCTTCTGCATCACCTCCTTTATTGTTAACAGCGTCGGCTCTCGCTTCGTGGAGCCGCCCGCTCTTTACTGCTCTACAAGCTCTGAATGTCAGCTGTTATCCCATCAATCCCTGTTGCTTCTTCTgtcttgttcttcttctctatCCATAGGGccgtctctctttccctctctctctctctctctctctctctctgttctggcTGTGTGACGAAGCCCTCCCTTCCACCCACCCACACTCCATAATAAGCCCCTCTTTGATTGACTCTGATGGCTAAAATGGCCACCAGAGACTGAGGCACTGCCACAATGGTGTTGTAATTCTCAGGTATTGCGTTTAAGTTGAGAACTGTATCAACtttgaattaaacaaatgtttcatGCATCAATTGTCTAATTCTATTAGAAATCCCATCACAGGGTTACTATTAGGTGTCAAGTGAGTTACACCATGTTGGCTCATCcattctcactctctctgtcctctcctcagGTTGTGGAGGAATCCACCTGCAGGACTCCTCTGATCTTTGTTCTGTCTCCTGGGGTGGACCCCACAGGAgccctgctgcagctggctgaGGCCTCTGGCATGAGCAAGCACTTCCACGCTCTCTCTCTGGGCCAGGGACAGGCCCCCATCGCCAAGCGCATGACAGAGGAGGGCGTCAAGAACGGTACAACAACAAttgctctgtctttcttcctgcTCTTCTGTCTCGGATTTGTTCTGTTGCttagcagtgtttttttttctctcccacaaCTGTTTCTGAAGTGTCATTTGTGCTTGACAAAGTGCACAAAATACTTGATGAATATTTGATTGATTTGGTTTATTCAGATGAATCTTTCACTCCCTGTATCGACCCACTGTTTCCCTGTGCTCTCATGCTCATCAGCGTGATTTGCAGCTATTTATTATACCAGTGGAGGCCTGGCTGTCAGTTTCTATGGTTTGTTGCTTTTCAGACACGCCTCTCTGTAACTAGGGAAATGTCACTGTTATACATCAagcaatttgtttgtttggggaAGTCGATTTTTATTGTCTTTCCTTTGATTCATTTTCACCCTTCCatttcctccctcttctttGCCTTAGATGGATAACAGTCATAACGGCCTGGGTACAAGTGGCACACAACCAACTGCCAACTTCATAGCTACAACCACATAAAAATTTTATTGTCGTTTACTGTTatgttactgtattttctaACAGAACAATAATtctaaataaattgtttttaatgaaatatgctTCTGCTGAAAGTCAGCATACAGACATTGACAAAGTTAGGGTTTGGTCATCCCACTAAAACCACACACAAATTCCTTACTCTGCACTGCTTAGACCTCATGTTACTCAAAAACATGCATGAAAATAGGCAGGAGTGGTGGCCCGTGTTTCAGACATGTACCTTATCAAAGCAGCGTCCCCGGTTTGATACTGGTTGTATTTGTTGTACCTCTCTCTTGCTCCCCATGCTTCCTCTCTGTATTTTTCATCCGTTATTCATCTGGTATGTGTATATTAGACGTCATTTAAGCACCAGGAGAGTTCCAAACTAAGACCagtcacctctctctctcctggatGCCTGAGTTGGACAAGCTGGTGGATCAGCAATAGGTGCAAAAGCCCCACTGAAACTTCAGCTCTTCGCCAGTGGACTTCAAGTGTCCACAAACCATTATACTTACATGTGTTCTATTGtctcccccaaaaaaacccatatgaacatatgaaaatataaactgAAACATGTACATTTATGGAAGACAGAAAAGCAGTCCCAAACAAAGCTACCCCCATAGTGTTAACACTGCCCCTTTTCAAGCCAACATGAATGAACATGACCGTCtccttgtatttgtttttttcaccacATCCTGCTGGAAAGGAAGACTTTTTTGCAGCTGGGCTGGAACATTGTCAATGTCCTCAACGATTCTGACTTTAAGGTCAGAGCCTCATCTGATACTGAAGGAAACAGTTAAACAGTGACAGTTATTGGCAGATGTGCCATCGGATGGACTGCCATCTTTTCTGGTCTGCGCAGTGAAGATGTTGGAGGTGACAACTACTGAATGATCAAGTGGCAATGACTATGATGTGGTTGGGGTTATGGCAGTGATGACTGAGTAGAATTTCTTCATGGCTGATGCTTTCTTTGTCAGTAATCTGCtctaaaacacaaatatagaCTTAACTCAACCAGAAAGACCATTTATACCCTGTCAGAGTGAGGGCCAATTAGACTAATGAATAATGACATGAATCTTGCTCAAATGTATGAGACTGAATCCTATCTGTCTACTTGCCCTTGGTCTGTATCTTACATTTTAAAGTCAGTCTGTTAAGATCATGGTCTTGATGCCCCTGTAGGTGAATGAGAGTCTGCTGAGTCTGTACCTGGATGAGTATGAGGAGATTCCCTGGGATGCACTGAAGTACCTCATTGCTGGGGTCAACTATGAAGGTCATGTCACAGAAGACAGATGTCTTctaaccacatactgtatattaatgaCTACTTCTGTGACGCTGCCATAAACCAGCCCTTATTCAAGTAAgaaacacaaacgcacacacatttattcTACCACAGTTTATTGTATATGGGCATAATgtaatttgtatatttatgtgaTACTACAATCAGTCCCTCTTCAAGTCAGCAAATATGGGCACACATGTAGACATACACAGTTACATGTGAAGAAATTATGAACTGTGCCTTCAGAATGAAACTATGCtacaatataaatattacagtatatataaaacCCAGTAAAAAGGTACTATATTTAAAATGCACACTGctttactttaaataaatgaaagtatGTATTGTGTCCAAATACATATAGTGCACTGGCGtaaaaacacgttttttttcTGAGGAAGCGCACTGCGGCTGCAGTCAGCTGGCTACTTCAGCTCCCTGCTGAAGCGCAGATGGTCGCAGTGTGCCAGCACCACCAAGTGGACAATCAGATTATTACAGTCTGGGAAATATAGACACAGTGGCACCCTGATGAACACTGACAGGAACACTTAGTCcttgctttttttcatttaatcacTTAGACAAATGCACACAGGCACCCATGTCCACTCACTTAATTTCTAACCAACCACTCTCAGAAGACTTAAGGCTGGGGCATGCTGGTGGTAGAACAgataaaatgctgtttgttatttacaaaaaaaaaccagCTGAATGAAGTCTTCAGGATTTTTTGCTGTCACTTCATCCAGCTGTAATGACATGATTAAGATGTGAAGCCATATGAATAACTCCTAAAACATTACAAACCTCATAATGCACACCATGCAATTTAGATGGAACTAGTGGCAACTAGTTATTAATTTGACTtacttgttttttatatatttttttttttcattcttctgtattatgtatttttgccagaacaaaataaataataaaataaaatatgaagatTCTCAGTCATCCAGGTGAAAGGATATCTTGatccaaaaatatattaatgtcATCCACAAATTCTTCATGCGTCACAGGTTTTTTTGCTGCTAACTAGCTACATTGGCCAAGGAGGATGTAGACAACCCACTACAACACAATACGTTACCAGTGGCTTTTTTCACCTACAGGGGTTCTTTACCTGGAGAGCGTTACACATGCACAGGTTCATACTATCTACTTTTTAGCTgcaaaaagtgtgtgtctgcatataACAGAATTTGCAAGTGCATGGGTGTCTGTGTTCTGGTAGGGATTACCATCTCTTGCCTTTGTGTGTTAAAGGCTgaacttttgtgttttattaatggGTAATGAAGAAGCTGTGGCCAATATCAAATTGGAACTTTGCAAATATATACTTGTGTATTTAGTTAAGTGTAAAGTTCGAAATGTTTGAAAGTTATCCTTGGAGGTGTGTGTCCTACATGCTGTCAAGTAAGGTAAGAAATCTGAAGATTGATGGAATACTTAAAGATCggtttacataaataaatataaacaacattAATAATCCAGGAAATGTGGAATAGTGTTGGATATGTGAATGTGTCTCTGAGAACTGCCAACCATAGTGGCATAGACCATATGCTCTATTTCTGCTTTAACTTTTTCCTTTATACCAAAACCATTAACGAATCACTGTACAATTCCAGTAGATCCAGATAAGATCCAAATTTCCACTATAAATGGGGGTTATGATGACAGATTGCCAGCTgaaacaatgtgtttgtgttagtttgtGTTGGTTGAACTGGAGAAGAGAAGGGATCAAAGGCTTAGTGGTGATGGCATCCAGTTTGGAGGAGACCTTCCACTACATCTATGAAGCTCGTCTATCAACACTGTGGGAGAAGGTGCCACACCATCACTACACACACAAGTCACACATGGCCACATTCCTCTAACGTCGTCTTCCAAACCAAGTTCTTTCAAGgagactactactactactgctgctgcttttgtgttttaattaattactttcCAAATCACAACGTGTAATTCTCAACTTCTCACTATTATCACACTGATGCACTCCTTTACTTGCTGCCTTCCTTTTATCTTACTTCATAAAGTGGGCAGACACAGACTACAATGAAGAAGTGCTTGGATCAATAATATTGAGACAGCTGCTCTTTGGAGAATGAGTAGTATTGaataaaatgagacaaaaaaaaagccaatgCTGAGTCGGGATTAAAAGTATAAAGAAACAATGCTTTTAAAGTAGGAAAACATGAGAAGTTATAGCTTAAACCCTTCTCTATTCCACCTGACCACTTACACTTCATTTCAGTACAACAGATTTAagtaatacagtatgttattctTAAATATTCATCAGGACTCTTTGTGTGTTGATATTTGTGATTGTGATCTGAGCAACACTAATCTATTCTGCTCCCTTCAGCCAGTCAAACAGCTGCTGATCAGTTATTAAAGGTGTATTTATTCATCACTCTGCCTggctgcacagacacacacgtatTGTTCTCCTCTGTCCAActgcagacactcacacacacacacacacacacacacacacacacacacacacacacacagggttctGGCAGCATTCCAGCTGTAATTCTGTCTGAACACTCcattctggcttcattatcacTGGACCTCTCTTTACAGTAGGGAGAGAACACAGGGTGCTGTCAGACTAGGTCAAGGGGATAGAAAAGATTCTggctacctgtgtgtgtgtgtgtgtgtgtgtgtgtgtgtgtgtgtgtgtgtgtgtgtttgtgggtgagTAGGGGTCATTCAGGGCAGTTCTTGTTTATCTTAAAGTGTCTGATTCTGTCCTCATTAAGGGCTGTGCATGAAAGCATGTACGCAgatgcatgtgcatgtttgtgtgtctgtgtgcatgcgtgtatTTGTGAGTAGCTGTTCATCAGGTGGAGCATACTGTGGCCCTAGGTGGCTTAACAAAGCCAGCGTCTGTGGACTAATCGTAGTGTAATGAGCAAAGTAAACCTTCCAAGGCCTGCTCCACTTTCCTAAAAAAGACCCTGAGCTCATTGTGCTCTAGCCATCGGCTTATTACTGCTGGATATATtgtatgtgcatctgtgtgtgtgtgtgtgtgtgtgtgtgtgtgtgtgtctgtgtgtgtgtgtctgtgtgtgtgtatgtttcatgttcttatatcccggtggggactttaacctgaatgcacactaacccacgGGGACTTGTGTCAATGTGGGGACAAAaatagagactgctttttgagggttaagacttggtatTAGGATAcaggtaagggttaaggttaggcagaGTATTGGACATCTATTAGggctgctgcctccagctctatTCTACTGACCAATTCTAAACTAGAcagctctctgtttctctgtctttttaaaatttctttctatttgtgGCTTTCATCCCCCCCTCCcatcttttctcattttactAGGTGATGCTGTATATCTTCGACCTCTTCTGGTcttagcagcaacagcagccccTCATAGACTCTCTGTCCTGCTTATTTATCCCTCCATCCCGTCATCCCTCTCTTCTCCGCCCCTCCTTGGCATGGCAGCCTGTCATTAGTTCTGAGCTCACAGACTcatggcttttattttggcctgcctgcctctctgtctccggccattttgcatctgttttttttcacaagactttgctgtaagtgtgtgtgtttgtgtgttcagtgatTTTATGGCATAACCACTATGGCTGTACTGCATGCATAGGTGCTTTCATCCTAGTCTACacttgtatgcatgtgtttgcatcTAATATGTTAATGGATCTTCAGGACCTCAGTGAGTCCAGGCTGTGCATCTGTCCAGTCTTGTGTCAGCATACCTGCACGCCTCTATTCCACTCTCACTGACATTTTTTCGCCATATGGCAGGCATCATTGGCAAGGAAAACAGTGTCACTGCCGTAACTTGATGTCAACAGGCACAATTCTGTTACTGGTCATTTTAAATATCTGAACCAAAGaggaatattttacatttgcttGATTTGGCACACTCAGAAACTTTGACAAAGTAACAATACACACCCATGCTGGCACCCATGCAAATAATGCAATTAATCAAGGTGAGGTAAAGGATATTTTTATGCTAATACACATTTCCCCCAAGCTGaaaaagaggacagagggagggagcgaCTGAAGGAGAAATGAACCTATTCAAACAAATGAATTCTAATGAAGCTTCGCAGACAAGACGTTTGGAGTCAGTCAGCATTGTGAAACCAAACTCCtaaaagggagggagagaaaaacaagagaaggACCCTGGAGAAAGTGAGCCAGGAGGAAGAATGGTCCAGTAATGAGAGAGGGGAACCAGAAAGAGGGGTGCCTGAGTTCAAGGTTGTATTCAGACGTGAGGATTGTCCCCCTGAAAGACTGAACACAGACTTCCTCAGGGTTTAAGAGCCTCTTTATCAGAcccaggtctgtgtgtgtgtgtgtgtgtgtgtgtgtgtgtgtgtgtgtgtgtactctggTGGTCTCTGGCTGGGTGGGAGATGGAGGGGGGCCACTCATAGCAACATGGtgaattcaaattcaaattggCTTATTCTGGTTGTAACAAAAATATCAGACTCGGGAGGTGTTTTAATGGATAAAAGCTTCAGCTGAAATTAATTAGAATGTAAATGTGGTGTGGAAACATTTTAGATGTGTTATTTATAATGGGGTAGTAATTAACTTTTATGTCTAATACGTGAATATGAATTGTGTATTCCAGTACAAGAATACTGTGTGTTGAATGATTTGTATCATTATGGCACATTTTGTGGCATATTAGCCACAAAATGTGCCATA
This sequence is a window from Siniperca chuatsi isolate FFG_IHB_CAS linkage group LG22, ASM2008510v1, whole genome shotgun sequence. Protein-coding genes within it:
- the LOC122870460 gene encoding dynein axonemal heavy chain 3-like isoform X1, with protein sequence MQHACKAQLVLTRFHTQAQLQKGEVLRVLQQSPISRRMRYTCSGLFEVHKLLFSFQMCANSTWMSPAFSLQGGLVVEESTCRTPLIFVLSPGVDPTGALLQLAEASGMSKHFHALSLGQGQAPIAKRMTEEGVKNDG
- the LOC122870460 gene encoding dynein axonemal heavy chain 3-like isoform X3, giving the protein MATWTGGMITATTNSFNIHMGMYTCSGLFEVHKLLFSFQMCANSTWMSPAFSLQGGLVVEESTCRTPLIFVLSPGVDPTGALLQLAEASGMSKHFHALSLGQGQAPIAKRMTEEGVKNDG
- the LOC122870460 gene encoding dynein axonemal heavy chain 2-like isoform X2 — translated: MKRSAEKRLWHSWYEFAPTKSSMIKPWYTCSGLFEVHKLLFSFQMCANSTWMSPAFSLQGGLVVEESTCRTPLIFVLSPGVDPTGALLQLAEASGMSKHFHALSLGQGQAPIAKRMTEEGVKNDG